A genomic window from Blattabacterium cuenoti includes:
- a CDS encoding HU family DNA-binding protein → MTKADIITEIISEIGSERIKTKKVIEIFMQKIKQSLTSGKNVYLRGFGSFIIKYREKKIGRHISQERSIIIPAHNIPAFKPAKSFTELVKKNVPIKNHQS, encoded by the coding sequence ATGACAAAAGCAGATATAATAACAGAAATCATATCAGAAATTGGATCTGAAAGAATTAAAACAAAAAAGGTAATAGAAATATTTATGCAAAAAATTAAACAAAGCCTGACATCAGGAAAAAATGTTTATTTAAGAGGTTTTGGATCTTTTATTATTAAATATCGAGAAAAAAAAATTGGACGTCATATCTCACAGGAGAGGTCTATTATAATTCCTGCGCATAATATCCCAGCATTTAAACCTGCAAAATCTTTTACTGAATTGGTAAAAAAAAACGTTCCTATTAAAAATCATCAATCGTAA
- the fabD gene encoding ACP S-malonyltransferase, translated as MKAYIFPGQGSQFVGMGKDLFHSSHLAKKKFKLSDDILGFKITKIMFEGPQEILKNTLYTQLAIYIYSVIKTKILNNFNPDMVAGHSLGEFSALASIGVFSFEEGLILVNKRAYMMQKICQSISGGMAVILGLEDHIIEEVCKKDKGIIVPANYNSPGQLVISGEKKALQRVCLSLKKKGAKKILILPVNGAFHSPIMSTVQKKLEKIIQKISFKNSKCPIYQNVNAQPVTKYHEIKKNLIEQLTSPVKWKQSIKNMIDDGAITFNEIGPGNILQGLMKKIYKNA; from the coding sequence ATGAAAGCTTATATATTTCCTGGACAAGGATCTCAATTTGTTGGAATGGGAAAAGATTTATTTCATTCATCTCATTTAGCAAAAAAAAAATTTAAATTATCAGATGATATTCTAGGTTTTAAAATAACAAAAATTATGTTTGAAGGACCTCAAGAAATTTTAAAAAATACTTTATATACACAACTGGCTATTTATATTTATTCTGTTATAAAAACTAAAATATTAAATAATTTTAATCCAGATATGGTAGCTGGACATTCTCTTGGTGAATTTTCTGCATTAGCTTCTATTGGAGTTTTTTCTTTTGAAGAAGGGTTAATATTAGTAAATAAAAGAGCATATATGATGCAAAAAATTTGTCAATCAATATCTGGAGGAATGGCTGTAATATTAGGTTTAGAAGATCATATTATTGAGGAAGTTTGTAAAAAAGATAAAGGAATTATTGTTCCTGCTAATTATAATAGTCCTGGACAATTAGTAATTTCTGGAGAAAAAAAAGCTTTACAAAGAGTTTGTTTGTCTTTAAAAAAAAAAGGAGCAAAAAAAATATTAATTTTACCTGTTAATGGAGCTTTTCATTCTCCTATTATGTCGACAGTACAAAAAAAATTAGAAAAAATTATACAAAAAATTTCTTTTAAAAATTCTAAATGTCCAATATATCAAAATGTAAATGCTCAACCAGTGACAAAATATCATGAAATAAAAAAAAATCTTATAGAACAATTAACTTCTCCTGTAAAATGGAAACAATCTATTAAAAATATGATTGATGATGGAGCTATTACTTTTAATGAAATAGGACCAGGAAATATTTTACAAGGACTTATGAAAAAAATTTATAAAAATGCATAA
- the ybeY gene encoding rRNA maturation RNase YbeY: MINFFYEISNFSIKNKFILIQDISMIFKNEGGKIGNINYIFCSDDYLLKINKKYLKKNYYTDVIAFSFLDKYKYISGDIFISIDRVLYNSKKWNQLFHIELKRVMIHALLHFLGYDDKNQINKKLMKKKEEFYLILFQF, encoded by the coding sequence ATGATTAATTTTTTTTATGAAATTTCTAATTTTTCTATTAAAAATAAATTTATCTTAATTCAAGATATTTCTATGATTTTCAAAAATGAAGGAGGTAAAATAGGGAATATTAATTATATTTTTTGTAGTGATGATTATCTTTTAAAAATCAATAAAAAATATTTAAAAAAAAATTATTATACAGATGTCATTGCTTTTTCTTTTTTGGATAAATATAAATATATATCAGGAGATATATTTATTAGTATAGATAGAGTTTTATATAATTCTAAAAAATGGAATCAATTATTTCATATTGAATTAAAACGTGTAATGATACATGCTTTATTACATTTTTTAGGATATGATGATAAAAATCAAATTAATAAAAAATTAATGAAAAAAAAAGAAGAGTTTTATTTAATTTTATTTCAATTTTGA
- a CDS encoding FtsB family cell division protein, translating to MKKKEIKLFIIKKIFHNKYFFISLFFLIWMSFFDTNSLLLHWKFKKNIEKMILYRDFLKKKISLEVNHLKKINTDYKYLEKLAREKFYMKKDNEDLFIIFEKNR from the coding sequence ATGAAAAAAAAAGAAATAAAATTGTTTATAATAAAAAAAATATTTCATAATAAATATTTTTTTATTAGTTTATTTTTTCTAATTTGGATGTCTTTTTTTGATACCAATTCTTTATTATTACATTGGAAATTTAAAAAAAATATAGAAAAAATGATTTTATATAGAGATTTTTTGAAAAAAAAAATTTCTTTAGAAGTAAATCATTTAAAAAAAATTAATACAGATTATAAATATCTTGAAAAATTAGCAAGAGAAAAATTTTATATGAAAAAAGATAATGAAGATTTGTTTATCATTTTTGAAAAAAATCGTTAA
- a CDS encoding citrate synthase, producing the protein MCKIINLDINGYNYKLPVVSGTFYEKAINISKLRENTGLITFDPGLKNTGLSKSSISFIDGEKGILLYRGYPIEQIINKCSFVETSYLLLNGELPNSKQLESFSNQIKEFHYMNQEIYQIFDKIPDFYHPMGILSSFTCILTAFIKNKYLKEQDMYLHLLAKLPILAALTYRKKVGLPPSHVDKNLSYTSNILKMFFSFPKKYYETNPIITDALDKLLILHADHEQNCSTTTVRLLSSAHAGLFSSVSAGISALWGRLHGGANQAVIEMLENILKSGGNIQKWIEKAKNKKDPFRLMGFGHRIYKNFDPRARIIKKVAQKIISQLDMDNPILKLANELEEVAIQDSYFKEKKLYPNIDFYSGIIYQAIGIPKDMFTVMFALGRLPGWMAHWKEMRLNRDPIGRPRQIYIGYKKRNIVECVDEGI; encoded by the coding sequence ATGTGTAAAATTATAAATTTAGATATTAATGGATACAATTATAAATTACCTGTAGTATCTGGAACTTTTTATGAAAAAGCTATTAATATATCTAAACTTAGAGAAAATACAGGATTAATTACTTTTGATCCAGGATTAAAAAATACAGGACTTTCAAAAAGTTCTATCAGTTTTATAGATGGAGAGAAAGGAATTTTATTATATAGAGGATATCCTATTGAACAAATTATTAATAAATGTTCATTTGTAGAAACGAGTTATCTCCTTTTAAATGGAGAATTACCTAATTCTAAACAATTAGAATCTTTTTCTAATCAAATAAAAGAATTTCATTATATGAATCAGGAAATATATCAAATTTTTGATAAAATTCCTGATTTTTATCATCCAATGGGAATTTTATCCTCTTTCACATGTATACTTACTGCATTTATAAAAAATAAATATTTAAAAGAACAAGATATGTATCTTCATCTTTTAGCAAAACTTCCTATATTAGCTGCTTTAACGTATAGAAAAAAAGTCGGATTACCCCCATCTCATGTAGATAAAAATTTATCTTATACTTCTAATATTTTAAAAATGTTTTTTTCTTTTCCTAAAAAATATTATGAAACAAATCCTATTATAACAGACGCTTTAGATAAACTTTTAATTTTACATGCAGATCATGAACAAAATTGTTCTACGACAACAGTTCGTTTATTAAGTTCCGCACATGCAGGACTTTTTTCATCTGTATCTGCAGGAATTAGTGCTCTTTGGGGAAGATTACATGGAGGAGCTAATCAAGCTGTAATAGAAATGTTAGAAAATATTTTAAAAAGTGGTGGAAATATTCAAAAATGGATAGAAAAAGCAAAAAATAAAAAAGATCCGTTTAGATTAATGGGTTTTGGACATAGAATTTATAAAAATTTTGATCCTAGAGCTAGGATAATAAAAAAAGTAGCTCAAAAAATAATCAGTCAATTAGATATGGATAATCCTATTTTAAAATTAGCAAATGAACTTGAAGAAGTAGCGATTCAAGATTCCTATTTTAAAGAAAAAAAATTATATCCTAATATAGATTTTTATTCTGGAATTATTTATCAAGCTATTGGAATACCAAAAGATATGTTTACCGTTATGTTCGCTTTAGGTAGATTACCTGGTTGGATGGCACATTGGAAAGAAATGAGATTAAATAGAGATCCTATAGGTAGGCCTAGACAAATTTACATAGGATATAAAAAAAGAAATATAGTTGAATGTGTGGACGAAGGGATTTGA
- the gldE gene encoding gliding motility-associated protein GldE, translating to MKKESSTNIFLENTFYIPYIPIIFYFTLIIILLLFSAFISGSETAFFCLEKKTLDKEIKKNPLKGDRIFNILKNKKKLLATILISNNFANIGIVILSSYLITEYLQKYFFKISIPIHFLLEVVFLTFILLLFGEIIPKIYASKNNFIFAVFMSKTLIFLNKILNPISKIMILISRFVEKKIQKKKRYISVNQLSKALKIASYHKKNIKECQFLQRIVDFGNTEIHQIMTPRIDMFALSNNIIFPNLLDLVCNKGYSRIPIYKESIDDIEGVLFAKDLLPFIHKKEFQWKTLLHFPFFVPGNKKIDDLLNDFKKRKIHLAIVVDEYGGTCGLITLEDIIEEIVGDIIDEFDKEDIFYSKFNKNHYLFDGKTSLINFYRIMKIKEEIFFEKKKGYADTLGGFIMEINKEFPKKQQKINFLNYSFIIKSIDNKRIKSIEVIRQKPK from the coding sequence TTGAAAAAAGAATCTTCGACGAATATTTTTTTAGAAAATACTTTTTATATCCCATATATACCAATAATATTTTATTTTACCTTAATAATAATTTTATTATTATTTTCTGCCTTTATATCTGGATCAGAAACGGCTTTTTTTTGTCTTGAAAAAAAAACTCTTGATAAAGAAATTAAAAAAAATCCATTAAAAGGAGATAGAATTTTTAATATTCTTAAAAATAAAAAAAAACTTTTAGCTACTATATTAATATCTAATAATTTTGCAAATATTGGTATTGTTATATTAAGTTCTTATTTAATTACGGAGTATTTACAAAAATATTTTTTTAAAATATCTATTCCTATTCATTTTCTTTTAGAAGTAGTTTTTTTAACTTTTATTTTACTTTTATTTGGAGAAATTATTCCAAAAATATATGCGAGTAAAAATAATTTTATTTTTGCTGTTTTTATGTCAAAGACATTAATTTTTTTAAATAAAATATTAAATCCTATAAGTAAAATAATGATTTTAATTTCTAGATTTGTCGAAAAAAAAATTCAAAAAAAAAAAAGATATATATCTGTTAATCAACTTTCAAAAGCATTAAAAATTGCATCTTATCATAAAAAAAATATAAAAGAATGTCAATTCTTACAAAGAATTGTAGATTTTGGAAATACAGAGATACATCAAATTATGACTCCAAGAATAGATATGTTTGCTTTAAGTAATAATATTATATTTCCTAATCTTTTAGATTTAGTTTGTAATAAAGGATATTCTAGAATACCTATATATAAAGAAAGTATTGATGATATAGAAGGAGTTTTATTTGCTAAAGATCTTCTTCCATTTATACATAAAAAAGAATTTCAATGGAAGACCCTCCTTCATTTTCCTTTTTTTGTTCCAGGAAATAAAAAAATAGATGATCTTTTAAATGATTTTAAAAAAAGAAAAATTCATTTAGCTATTGTCGTAGATGAATATGGAGGAACTTGTGGTTTAATTACTCTTGAAGATATTATTGAAGAAATAGTAGGAGATATTATAGATGAATTTGATAAAGAAGATATATTTTATTCTAAATTTAATAAAAATCATTATTTATTTGATGGAAAAACGTCTTTAATTAATTTTTATCGTATTATGAAAATTAAAGAAGAAATTTTTTTTGAAAAAAAAAAGGGATATGCAGATACTTTAGGAGGTTTTATTATGGAAATAAATAAAGAATTTCCAAAAAAACAACAAAAAATTAATTTTTTAAATTATTCCTTTATTATCAAAAGTATAGATAATAAAAGAATTAAAAGTATAGAGGTTATAAGACAAAAACCAAAATAA
- a CDS encoding TatD family hydrolase, producing the protein MKITDTHTHLYMKQFDDDRDFIIKKAIHNGIDKFYLPSIDHSTITKIVKLEKKYPNICFSMIGLHPSKVHPYNFKKELKNIEKWFHKHSFSAIGEIGMDLHLEKKFFFEQEYVLKHQIQWVKNTNLPIIIHCRKAFDPLFNILSKEKNFIIKGIFHCFSGTLEQAQKIIDFGLKLGIGGMITFKKNPISSFIKKIDLKNIVLETDSPYLSPHPFRGKRNEPIYIKIILKKLSKIYSISEKKISEIINLNVKKLFLS; encoded by the coding sequence ATGAAAATTACGGATACTCATACACATTTGTATATGAAACAATTTGATGATGATCGAGATTTTATTATAAAAAAAGCTATTCATAATGGAATAGATAAATTTTATCTCCCTTCTATAGATCATTCTACAATTACTAAAATTGTAAAATTAGAAAAAAAATATCCAAATATATGTTTTTCTATGATAGGACTACATCCTAGTAAAGTTCATCCATATAATTTTAAAAAAGAATTAAAAAATATTGAAAAATGGTTTCATAAACATTCTTTTTCAGCTATAGGAGAAATAGGAATGGATTTACATTTAGAAAAAAAATTTTTTTTTGAACAAGAATATGTTTTGAAACATCAAATTCAATGGGTTAAAAATACAAATTTACCTATCATTATTCATTGTAGAAAAGCTTTTGATCCACTTTTTAATATTTTATCTAAAGAAAAAAATTTTATAATAAAAGGAATTTTTCATTGTTTTTCTGGTACATTAGAACAAGCACAAAAAATTATTGATTTTGGATTAAAATTAGGAATTGGTGGAATGATCACTTTTAAAAAAAATCCTATTAGTTCTTTTATAAAAAAAATAGATTTAAAAAATATCGTATTAGAAACGGATTCTCCATATTTATCACCTCATCCTTTTCGAGGAAAAAGAAATGAACCTATTTATATAAAAATTATTTTGAAAAAACTTTCTAAAATTTATTCTATTTCTGAAAAAAAAATATCAGAAATTATTAATTTAAATGTAAAAAAATTATTTTTATCTTAA
- a CDS encoding GYDIA family GHMP kinase has protein sequence MHKNQYFYSHGKLLLTGEYLILNGAKGLALPTVKGQSMTIFFGNEKKYNKLYWNSINEINQSWFQGIFKLPTLDICYETEIKIALKLKILLLKFQKIKKNFLKNSFGIYVKTKLDFPINWGLGSSSTLINNIAKWAKINPYQLLLDKIFLGSGYDIACGYQKQAIIYSLKNNKPFIFPIYFNPPFKNKLFFLHLNKKKNTKEGIQFFRFKNKIVNQKNINLISSITNQITLCNTLKEFEILLFKHEKIISEILDIPTIKEKYFPDYLGLVKSLGTWGGDFVLISYREGMNKYFAKKGFDTLISFDKMILYQN, from the coding sequence ATGCATAAAAATCAATATTTTTATAGTCATGGTAAATTATTATTAACAGGAGAATATTTGATTTTAAATGGTGCTAAGGGTTTAGCTTTACCAACAGTTAAAGGACAATCAATGACTATTTTTTTTGGTAATGAAAAAAAATATAATAAATTATACTGGAACAGTATAAATGAAATTAATCAATCTTGGTTTCAAGGAATCTTTAAACTTCCTACTTTAGATATTTGTTATGAAACAGAAATAAAAATAGCTCTTAAATTAAAAATTTTATTATTAAAATTTCAAAAAATAAAAAAAAATTTTCTTAAAAATTCATTTGGAATATATGTAAAAACAAAATTGGATTTTCCTATTAATTGGGGTTTAGGAAGTAGTTCAACTTTAATTAATAATATTGCCAAATGGGCGAAAATTAATCCTTATCAATTATTATTAGATAAAATTTTTTTAGGAAGTGGATATGATATTGCTTGTGGATATCAAAAACAAGCAATCATCTACAGTTTAAAAAATAATAAACCTTTTATTTTTCCTATATATTTTAATCCTCCATTTAAAAATAAACTTTTTTTTCTACATTTAAATAAAAAAAAAAATACTAAGGAAGGAATACAATTTTTTCGTTTTAAAAATAAAATTGTTAATCAAAAAAATATAAATTTAATATCTTCTATTACTAATCAAATTACGTTATGTAACACGTTGAAAGAATTTGAAATATTATTATTCAAACATGAAAAAATTATATCCGAAATATTAGATATTCCAACTATAAAAGAAAAATATTTTCCAGATTATTTAGGACTAGTAAAAAGTTTAGGAACTTGGGGGGGGGATTTTGTTTTAATAAGTTATAGAGAGGGAATGAATAAATATTTTGCAAAAAAAGGATTTGATACCCTGATATCTTTTGATAAAATGATTTTGTATCAAAATTAA
- the mnmG gene encoding tRNA uridine-5-carboxymethylaminomethyl(34) synthesis enzyme MnmG: protein MFLDTYDIIIVGGGHAGSEAAVSSSKMGSKTLLITTNLQTIGQMSCNPAIGGIAKGQIIREIDALGGCSGIITDYSMIQFRMLNKSKGPAMWSPRAQCDRRLFSNNWRFFLEKNSKLDFYQDTVKSLIVKKDEVKGVITSLGLKIKGKSVILTNGTFLNGIIHIGKNKIHGGRISEPEVIGITEQLNKYFGFKYGRMKTGTSPRVDGRSLNYEEMGSQHGDKNPKKFSFLKTKKLKKQKKCYITYTNIEVHDFIYKHLNVSPIFTGSIKGASPRYCPSIEEKICRFIDKKKHQIFVEPEGWNTEEVYINGFSTSLPEEKQYEALKKIAGFKKVKILRPGYAIEYDYFIPTQLKLTLESKRIHNLFFAGQINGTTGYEEAAAQGLMAGINAHLKIHQKDPFILKRNQAYIGVLIDDLITKGTEEPYRMFTSRAEYRMLLRQDNADERLTPMGYKIGLIKEKRMKLLDIKKYQVKKCLFIFEKNIKPNIINPILKKKKSTIINQNKKINTILSRSEIDIHDIISIPFLKKEIEKNNFNQEILEQVSIRIKYKGYLHREKENAKKLSKLENIKIPKNFNYKKIKSLSIEAIEKLIFYRPVSLAQASRISGVSPSDLSILLINIGR, encoded by the coding sequence ATGTTTTTAGATACTTATGATATTATTATTGTTGGAGGTGGACATGCTGGATCTGAAGCAGCTGTCTCTTCATCTAAAATGGGATCCAAAACATTACTCATTACTACTAATTTACAAACTATTGGTCAAATGTCTTGTAATCCTGCTATAGGAGGAATTGCTAAAGGTCAAATTATTAGAGAAATAGACGCTTTAGGTGGATGTTCAGGTATTATAACTGATTATAGTATGATACAATTTAGAATGTTAAATAAATCTAAAGGCCCTGCTATGTGGAGTCCTAGAGCACAATGTGATAGAAGATTATTTTCTAATAATTGGAGATTTTTTTTAGAAAAAAATTCTAAATTAGATTTCTATCAAGATACCGTTAAATCTTTAATTGTTAAAAAGGATGAAGTAAAAGGAGTCATTACTTCTTTAGGATTAAAAATTAAAGGGAAATCGGTTATTTTAACCAATGGAACATTTTTAAATGGAATTATTCATATTGGTAAAAATAAAATTCATGGAGGAAGAATTTCGGAACCAGAAGTTATAGGAATCACGGAACAATTAAATAAATATTTTGGATTTAAATATGGAAGAATGAAAACAGGAACTTCTCCAAGAGTAGATGGTCGTTCTTTAAATTATGAAGAAATGGGATCTCAACATGGAGATAAAAATCCAAAAAAATTTTCTTTTTTAAAGACAAAAAAATTAAAAAAACAAAAAAAATGTTATATTACTTATACTAATATAGAAGTGCATGATTTTATATATAAACATTTAAATGTTTCTCCAATTTTTACAGGATCTATTAAAGGAGCTAGTCCTAGATATTGTCCATCTATTGAAGAAAAAATTTGTAGATTTATAGATAAAAAAAAACATCAAATTTTTGTAGAACCAGAAGGATGGAATACAGAAGAAGTTTATATAAATGGATTTTCTACTTCTTTACCAGAAGAAAAACAATATGAAGCTTTAAAAAAAATTGCTGGATTTAAAAAAGTAAAAATATTAAGACCTGGATATGCTATTGAATATGATTATTTTATTCCAACACAATTAAAATTAACCTTAGAAAGTAAACGAATTCATAATCTTTTTTTTGCTGGACAAATTAATGGAACTACAGGATATGAAGAAGCAGCAGCACAAGGATTAATGGCAGGAATAAATGCTCATTTAAAAATTCATCAAAAAGATCCATTTATCTTAAAAAGAAATCAAGCTTATATTGGTGTTTTAATAGATGATTTAATTACAAAGGGTACAGAAGAGCCCTATAGGATGTTTACGTCTAGAGCTGAATATAGAATGTTATTACGTCAAGATAATGCAGATGAAAGATTAACTCCAATGGGATATAAAATAGGATTAATTAAAGAAAAAAGAATGAAATTATTAGATATAAAAAAATATCAAGTAAAAAAATGTCTTTTTATTTTTGAAAAAAATATTAAACCAAATATAATTAATCCTATTTTAAAAAAAAAAAAATCTACAATTATTAATCAAAATAAAAAAATAAATACTATTTTATCTCGTTCAGAAATTGATATACACGATATTATATCTATTCCATTTTTAAAAAAAGAAATAGAAAAAAATAATTTTAATCAAGAAATATTAGAACAAGTTTCTATTCGTATTAAATATAAAGGATATCTACATAGAGAAAAAGAAAATGCAAAAAAATTGTCAAAACTTGAAAATATTAAAATACCAAAAAATTTTAATTATAAAAAAATCAAATCTTTATCTATAGAAGCTATAGAAAAATTAATTTTTTATCGTCCAGTATCTTTAGCTCAAGCATCAAGGATTAGTGGAGTATCTCCTTCTGATTTAAGTATTTTATTAATAAATATTGGGCGTTAA
- a CDS encoding A/G-specific adenine glycosylase, with product MVFSKNIISWYKINHRKLPWRETKNPYYILVSEFMLQQTKVCKTIKYYYNFIKKFPSLEKLAKSKEKDILKEWEGLGYYERAINLHSFSKRLKEKSIIFPKKYKELILYKGIGPYTGAAIASICFNEVIPAIDVNVIRVISRYLGIYTNIRSNVTKNILKIFLLKIIDKNHPGIFNQAIMDLGAILCTTKKTKCFFCPLKTSCFSFKNGTVYKFPIKNNIITKKNRFFYYIFINDQYKNICIHKRYKKDIWKGLYDFPLIEYNKKLTFQKIKENFYKKFRVKINTILYQKKHQLTHQNLYIQFLNCEILKKNKKKYFKNYFFISYKKIKEYPFPSPIVFFLKKMI from the coding sequence ATGGTTTTTTCTAAAAATATTATTAGTTGGTATAAAATTAATCATCGAAAACTTCCTTGGAGAGAAACTAAAAATCCATATTATATATTAGTTTCGGAATTTATGTTACAGCAAACTAAAGTTTGTAAAACTATTAAATATTATTATAATTTTATAAAAAAATTTCCAAGTTTAGAAAAACTTGCTAAATCTAAAGAAAAAGATATTTTAAAAGAATGGGAAGGTTTAGGATATTATGAAAGAGCTATTAATTTACATTCTTTTTCTAAAAGATTAAAAGAAAAATCAATTATTTTTCCCAAAAAATATAAAGAATTAATTTTATATAAAGGAATAGGCCCATATACTGGGGCCGCTATAGCCTCTATATGTTTTAACGAAGTTATTCCAGCGATAGATGTAAATGTTATTAGAGTAATTTCTAGATATTTAGGAATTTATACAAATATTAGATCTAATGTAACTAAAAATATATTAAAAATTTTTCTTTTAAAAATCATTGATAAAAACCATCCAGGAATATTTAATCAAGCTATTATGGATTTAGGAGCAATATTATGTACTACAAAAAAAACTAAATGTTTTTTTTGTCCATTAAAAACATCGTGTTTTTCATTTAAAAATGGCACTGTTTATAAATTTCCTATAAAAAATAATATAATAACAAAAAAAAATAGATTTTTTTATTATATTTTTATAAATGATCAATATAAAAATATTTGTATACATAAAAGATATAAAAAAGATATATGGAAAGGACTTTATGATTTTCCTTTAATAGAATATAATAAAAAATTAACATTTCAAAAAATAAAAGAAAATTTTTATAAAAAATTTAGAGTAAAAATTAATACTATACTTTATCAAAAAAAACATCAATTAACTCATCAAAATTTATATATTCAATTTTTAAATTGTGAAATTTTAAAAAAAAATAAAAAAAAATATTTTAAAAATTATTTTTTTATTTCATATAAAAAAATAAAAGAATATCCTTTTCCTAGTCCTATTGTATTTTTTTTAAAAAAAATGATTTAG
- the fumC gene encoding class II fumarate hydratase, with translation MNFRIEKDSLGEVKVPFDKYWGAQTERSRNNFKIGLSGSMPIEIIHALAILKKSAAYANFKLGLLSEKKKKLISLVCEEIIQGKLNDQFPLVIWQTGSGTHSNMNVNEVISNRSQILMGKVLGKHKLFLHPNDDVNMSQSSNDTYSTAMNISAYKKLIEETIPSIKRLRNIFKKKMISFKNIIKIGRTHLMDAVPITLGQEFSGYVSQIDHGLKSILNTLDHLSELPIGGTAVGTGLNAPKGYDKIVVDYICKYTGFPFKISDNKFESLASHDAIVEAHGALKQIAVSLMKISNDIRFLSSGPRSGIGEIYIPENEPGSSIMPGKINPTQCEALMMVCTQIIGNDLIISIAGSSGNYELNVSKPLIAYNFLQSSQLLSDACISFSNLCVKGITPNYPRIKELLDKSLMLITALNTHIGYEKSAKIAKCAYYNNTTLKEEAIRLGYLTIDEFNQLIKPEKMI, from the coding sequence ATGAATTTTAGAATAGAAAAAGATTCTTTAGGAGAAGTTAAAGTCCCTTTTGATAAATATTGGGGCGCACAAACTGAAAGATCAAGAAATAATTTTAAAATTGGATTATCAGGATCTATGCCTATAGAAATTATACATGCTTTAGCTATTTTAAAAAAATCAGCGGCATATGCTAATTTTAAATTAGGTCTTTTATCTGAAAAAAAAAAAAAATTAATTTCTTTAGTATGTGAAGAAATTATACAAGGAAAATTAAATGATCAATTTCCTTTAGTCATATGGCAAACAGGATCAGGGACTCATTCGAATATGAATGTTAATGAAGTAATTTCTAATAGATCTCAAATATTAATGGGGAAAGTACTTGGGAAACATAAATTGTTTCTACATCCTAATGATGATGTAAACATGTCACAATCTTCTAATGATACTTATTCTACCGCAATGAATATTTCTGCTTATAAAAAATTAATAGAAGAAACTATTCCTTCTATAAAAAGATTACGAAATATTTTTAAAAAAAAAATGATTTCATTTAAAAATATAATTAAAATAGGAAGAACTCATCTGATGGATGCTGTCCCTATAACTTTAGGACAAGAATTTTCTGGATATGTTTCTCAAATAGATCATGGATTAAAATCAATTTTAAATACTTTAGATCATCTTTCTGAATTACCTATTGGAGGAACAGCTGTAGGAACTGGATTAAATGCTCCTAAAGGATATGATAAAATTGTGGTGGATTATATATGTAAATATACTGGATTTCCATTTAAAATATCGGATAACAAATTTGAATCTTTAGCATCTCATGATGCTATTGTAGAAGCTCATGGAGCTTTAAAACAAATAGCTGTATCTTTAATGAAAATATCTAATGATATTCGTTTTTTATCTTCAGGGCCTCGTTCTGGAATAGGAGAAATTTATATTCCTGAAAATGAACCAGGATCTTCTATTATGCCTGGAAAAATTAATCCTACACAATGTGAAGCTCTTATGATGGTATGTACACAAATTATAGGAAATGATTTAATTATATCTATAGCAGGGTCTTCTGGAAATTATGAATTAAATGTATCTAAACCATTAATAGCTTATAATTTTTTACAATCTTCACAACTATTATCTGATGCTTGTATTTCTTTTTCTAATTTATGTGTAAAAGGGATTACACCAAATTATCCTAGAATTAAAGAATTATTAGATAAATCTTTAATGTTGATTACAGCATTGAATACTCATATTGGATATGAAAAATCCGCAAAAATTGCAAAATGTGCATATTATAATAATACTACTTTAAAAGAGGAAGCAATTCGGTTAGGATATTTAACTATTGATGAATTTAATCAATTAATAAAACCTGAAAAAATGATATAA